In a genomic window of Occallatibacter riparius:
- a CDS encoding sigma-70 family RNA polymerase sigma factor, giving the protein MDQNLWLADEFEASRGHLRGVAYRMLGSLAEAEDAVQETWLRLSRSGAEGIDNLRAWLTTVVSRVCLDMLRSRTAHREEPLEPNAPTGPATHASTHPNPEQEALLADSVGIALLVVLDRLNPAERLAFVLHDLFDFSFEEIARIVSRTPEAARQLASRARRRVRGAAEPTTQLAQQRELVGKFLTALRAGNVEGLLDVLDPDVVVRIDAASAFTGQYVEVHGASTWAGEAVKQAKGARYAHPALINGDVGLVIAPRGRLFRLLRFAFRDERISEVQVVGNRTVLDTFELSTLDEGGM; this is encoded by the coding sequence ATGGATCAAAATCTTTGGCTGGCGGACGAGTTCGAAGCGAGCCGCGGACACCTTCGCGGCGTCGCCTACCGGATGCTCGGATCGCTCGCCGAAGCTGAGGACGCGGTGCAGGAAACCTGGCTTCGCCTGAGCCGCTCCGGGGCCGAAGGAATTGACAACCTGCGCGCTTGGCTCACCACCGTGGTCTCCCGCGTCTGCCTTGATATGCTCCGCTCCCGCACCGCCCACCGCGAAGAACCGCTGGAGCCCAACGCCCCTACCGGACCCGCGACTCACGCATCGACCCATCCGAATCCCGAACAGGAGGCGTTGCTCGCCGACTCTGTCGGTATCGCTCTGCTGGTAGTCCTCGACCGCCTCAATCCCGCTGAACGCCTCGCCTTTGTGCTGCACGACCTGTTCGATTTTAGCTTCGAGGAAATCGCCCGGATTGTCAGTCGCACCCCTGAAGCCGCCCGCCAGCTTGCCAGCCGCGCCCGCCGGCGCGTACGCGGTGCTGCCGAACCCACCACTCAACTCGCCCAGCAGCGCGAACTCGTCGGCAAATTCCTCACCGCCCTGCGCGCCGGCAACGTCGAGGGATTGCTCGACGTGCTCGATCCGGACGTGGTCGTACGCATCGATGCTGCCTCCGCGTTCACCGGCCAGTACGTGGAAGTGCACGGCGCATCCACTTGGGCCGGCGAGGCCGTCAAGCAGGCCAAGGGCGCTCGCTATGCCCACCCCGCCCTCATCAACGGAGACGTCGGCCTCGTCATCGCACCGCGCGGCCGGCTTTTCCGCCTGCTGCGTTTCGCGTTTCGCGACGAACGGATCTCGGAGGTGCAGGTCGTCGGCAATCGCACCGTCCTCGACACCTTTGAACTCTCAACCCTCGACGAGGGCGGTATGTAA
- a CDS encoding carboxymuconolactone decarboxylase family protein, with the protein MKNPVMVLPEAMPHLLAFNNVIEKSGLSKKTRELVHLRVSQINGCAVCLDMHARELERAGETNERLFAVSAWREAPYFTDAERAALAVAEAATRLADRPESVSDEIWNEAARHYNERELAALVLSIAVINFWNRVNATTRQIAGEWAKSDEARKWVEERQHAHAG; encoded by the coding sequence ATGAAAAATCCCGTCATGGTCCTTCCTGAAGCTATGCCCCACCTTCTTGCTTTCAACAACGTGATCGAGAAGAGCGGGCTTTCCAAGAAGACTCGTGAGCTTGTTCATCTGCGTGTGAGCCAGATCAACGGCTGCGCAGTCTGCCTGGACATGCATGCACGCGAACTGGAGCGTGCAGGCGAGACGAATGAACGCCTGTTCGCGGTGTCGGCATGGCGTGAGGCGCCTTACTTCACCGATGCGGAGCGCGCCGCGCTGGCGGTGGCCGAAGCGGCGACGCGGCTGGCGGATCGGCCCGAGTCAGTTTCAGACGAGATCTGGAACGAAGCGGCGCGGCACTACAACGAGCGCGAACTGGCGGCGCTGGTGCTCTCGATCGCCGTGATCAATTTCTGGAACCGGGTGAATGCGACCACCCGGCAGATCGCGGGCGAGTGGGCCAAGTCCGACGAGGCGCGTAAGTGGGTGGAGGAGCGGCAGCACGCGCATGCGGGCTGA
- a CDS encoding VWA domain-containing protein codes for MNLLRLRTRTAAVAGVAAAALLAVPVFAQGDNQTKGQAVITVLQDKDAPAANVSQQNLQVKVNGKDATITNWQPLRGESDRLEVVLMLDGGARTSLATQYGDVKNFINSLPPDAKATLGVMQYGTVKLASPLTTDRNAVLKGLRIPSGFPGQNASAYICLSDLAKHWPSQDRSARRIVVMITDGVDYYNPGFDLQDPYMEAAIKDSVRSGLVVYSIYWQNQGRYDRTRMANSIGQNLLLQVTKATGGESYWQGLGNPVSFQPYFKDIEHRLNNQYEVAFTAPVAKPGVGSMKVKVNGAKVAAPQQVYVGRGMTAGGAM; via the coding sequence ATGAATCTACTTAGACTTAGAACCAGAACAGCAGCGGTGGCGGGGGTCGCCGCAGCAGCACTGCTCGCGGTGCCGGTTTTCGCCCAGGGCGACAACCAGACCAAGGGGCAGGCCGTGATTACCGTGCTGCAGGATAAGGACGCCCCGGCAGCCAATGTTTCGCAGCAGAACCTCCAGGTAAAGGTGAACGGCAAGGATGCCACCATCACGAACTGGCAGCCGTTGCGCGGTGAGAGCGATCGCCTCGAGGTCGTGTTGATGCTTGACGGCGGCGCGCGCACCAGCCTCGCAACCCAATACGGCGACGTCAAGAACTTCATCAATAGTCTGCCGCCCGATGCTAAGGCCACGCTCGGCGTCATGCAGTACGGAACGGTGAAGCTGGCTTCGCCTTTGACCACCGACCGTAACGCGGTGCTGAAGGGCCTGCGCATCCCGTCGGGATTCCCCGGGCAGAACGCCAGCGCGTACATCTGCCTGTCTGACCTGGCGAAGCATTGGCCCTCGCAGGATCGCAGCGCCCGCCGCATCGTGGTCATGATCACGGACGGCGTGGACTACTACAACCCTGGATTCGATCTGCAGGACCCGTACATGGAGGCTGCCATCAAGGACTCGGTTCGCTCCGGCCTGGTTGTCTACTCCATCTACTGGCAGAACCAGGGCCGCTACGACCGTACCCGGATGGCGAACAGCATCGGGCAGAACCTGCTGCTGCAGGTTACCAAGGCCACAGGTGGCGAGAGCTACTGGCAGGGCTTAGGCAATCCGGTTTCGTTCCAGCCCTACTTCAAGGACATCGAGCACCGGCTCAATAACCAGTACGAAGTTGCCTTCACTGCTCCGGTCGCGAAGCCTGGAGTGGGAAGCATGAAGGTGAAGGTCAACGGCGCCAAGGTCGCAGCTCCGCAGCAGGTCTACGTGGGCCGCGGAATGACCGCCGGCGGCGCGATGTAA
- the rplA gene encoding 50S ribosomal protein L1, whose product MAKKASKNIAKARAAVTQPAYHLQDAVSLLQKVKYAKFDETVDLTLRLGVDTRHADQMVRGTVVLPHGLGKTKTVAVIATGDRQKDAQEAGADFVGGEEMVDKIQKENWTDFDALIATPDMMRVVGRLGKVLGPKGLMPNPKTGTVTMDVAAAVKEIKAGKVEFRADKTSLVHVPVGKLSFDSQKLVDNATTVVTAIVRAKPSAAKGKYIKSMTLSSTMGPGVPLDQAVADAAGKH is encoded by the coding sequence ATGGCAAAGAAAGCCAGCAAGAATATTGCTAAGGCGCGCGCTGCTGTCACGCAGCCGGCCTATCATCTGCAGGACGCGGTCAGCCTTCTGCAGAAAGTCAAGTACGCCAAATTTGATGAGACCGTCGACCTGACCCTGCGTCTGGGCGTCGATACGCGTCACGCCGACCAGATGGTGCGTGGAACCGTGGTTCTGCCGCACGGACTGGGCAAGACCAAGACCGTGGCCGTGATCGCCACCGGCGATCGCCAGAAGGACGCGCAGGAAGCCGGCGCCGATTTCGTGGGCGGCGAAGAGATGGTCGACAAGATCCAGAAGGAAAACTGGACCGACTTCGATGCCCTGATCGCCACCCCCGACATGATGCGCGTGGTGGGCCGTCTGGGTAAGGTTCTCGGCCCCAAGGGCCTGATGCCGAACCCGAAGACCGGCACCGTGACCATGGATGTGGCCGCGGCCGTCAAGGAGATCAAGGCCGGTAAGGTGGAGTTCCGCGCCGACAAGACCAGCCTGGTGCACGTCCCCGTGGGCAAGCTGAGCTTTGACTCTCAGAAGCTGGTGGACAACGCGACCACGGTGGTGACGGCGATCGTTCGTGCCAAGCCTTCGGCGGCCAAGGGCAAGTACATCAAGAGCATGACGTTGAGCTCGACGATGGGCCCGGGAGTTCCGCTGGATCAGGCTGTAGCCGACGCGGCGGGCAAGCACTAA
- the rplJ gene encoding 50S ribosomal protein L10 codes for MAISKAKKQEKVQLLAKELETSTTAIIGTFKALTVAKDFELRKVIREAGGKYRVVKNKLAAVSSKGTKVEDALKGLKGVNSVAFTSGDPVALAKVFAKWAGENAEFQFKLGIVDGKLLNVEDVKALATMPGKEEIFSKLLFLINAPAQRLATVLNATGRDLAVVLGQGVEKEKFTAA; via the coding sequence ATGGCGATTTCGAAAGCAAAGAAGCAGGAGAAGGTCCAGCTGCTAGCCAAGGAGCTGGAGACCTCGACGACCGCAATCATCGGCACCTTCAAGGCGCTGACCGTAGCCAAGGATTTCGAGCTGCGCAAGGTGATTCGCGAGGCGGGCGGCAAGTATCGCGTGGTGAAGAACAAGCTGGCCGCGGTTTCCAGCAAGGGCACCAAGGTTGAGGATGCTCTGAAGGGCCTGAAGGGCGTGAACTCGGTTGCGTTCACCTCTGGCGACCCTGTGGCTCTGGCCAAGGTGTTCGCGAAGTGGGCGGGCGAGAACGCGGAGTTTCAGTTCAAGCTGGGCATCGTGGACGGCAAGCTGCTGAACGTGGAAGATGTCAAGGCTCTGGCGACCATGCCGGGCAAGGAAGAGATCTTCTCGAAGCTGCTGTTCCTCATCAATGCTCCGGCGCAGCGGCTGGCCACGGTTCTCAACGCCACCGGCCGCGATCTGGCGGTGGTTCTCGGCCAGGGTGTCGAGAAGGAAAAGTTCACGGCAGCGTAG
- the rplL gene encoding 50S ribosomal protein L7/L12 translates to MADLAQLEEQIVSLSLLEAAALVKKLEERLGVSAAAAAPVVVAGGGGAAAAPAAEEKTEFQVILKDAGANKINTIKAVREVTSLGLKEAKDLVDGAPKALKENATKDEAEAIKKKFEGVATIEVK, encoded by the coding sequence ATGGCGGATCTCGCGCAGTTGGAAGAGCAGATTGTATCTCTGAGCCTGTTGGAAGCGGCGGCTCTGGTGAAGAAGCTGGAAGAGCGTCTTGGCGTTTCGGCGGCAGCGGCAGCCCCTGTGGTTGTGGCTGGCGGCGGCGGCGCGGCGGCGGCTCCGGCGGCTGAAGAAAAGACCGAGTTCCAGGTCATCCTCAAGGATGCCGGTGCGAACAAGATCAACACCATCAAGGCTGTACGCGAAGTCACTTCGCTCGGCCTGAAGGAAGCCAAGGACCTGGTGGACGGCGCCCCCAAGGCGCTCAAGGAGAATGCCACCAAGGATGAGGCTGAGGCGATCAAGAAGAAGTTCGAAGGCGTGGCGACGATCGAAGTCAAGTAG
- the rpoB gene encoding DNA-directed RNA polymerase subunit beta — protein sequence MPNEKRAIRSRLDFSKIPTATQIPNLIEVQRRSYERFLQMDKLPNERDDSGLQSVFVSVFPITDFRGISQLDFVDFSIGNWECKCGHLKGLHHLRTACTNCGSMVITDPFLPGDVLCSKCGHYNKNTPDFCNKCGDPVSLQLKYDQQECEERGMTFSAPLKVTVRLTIYDKDAETGNKTIRDIKEQEVFFGDIPLMTPNGTFIVNGTERVIVSQLHRSPGVFFETANNRTYFLGKIIPYRGSWVEFEYDQKNTLYVRIDRKRKFLGTIFLRALGLRSDEEILKTFYTVDKIQIADGKLFWTIPQDPKQHTHLIGSKPAHAVLHGGEEIAHSGRKVTPHTMKALRNAAVEKVEVESAELDGALTAADVVDMATGEVIVEANVELTADRLHKVLASGATTFEVFFPERDDVGNIITNTLRRDSIRKPEEALIEIYRKLRPGDPPTLDTATALFEGMFFDPRKYDFSRVGRLKFNIKLYENQDATPLDHRTLTPEDFYSTIRYLLKLRKNIGIVDDIDHLGNRRVRAVGELMENQFRIGLVRMERAIKEKMSVYQELSTAMPHDLINAKPVMAAIREFFGSSQLSQFMDQTNPLSEITHKRRLSALGPGGLSRERAGFEVRDVHPTHYGRICPIETPEGPNIGLISSLSCFARINEYGFIESPYRKVKDAKILDYVEISNAGDSGMRVGDHIEKDEAARLNQQLKKAGKRTIDSIPYSFYLSAWEEDKHTIAQANIEFNDEGQITEDLVNARRQGNFVLVNRAEVDYIDVSPKQLVSVAASLVPFLEHDDANRALMGANMQRQSVPLLVAEAPLVGTGMEGVTARDSGAVVLAKRNGIVDSVDSERIIVRVEGEHHPTQLSREVGSDIYTLIKFKRSNQNTCINQKPVVREGERVIKGQVIADGPCTEQGELALGRNVLVAFMPWRGYNFEDAILISEKLVKEDYYTSVHIEEFEIEARDTKLGPEEITRDIPNVSEHALRDLDESGVIRIGAQIKHGDILVGKVTPKGETQLTPEEKLLRAIFGEKAGDVRDASLTCPPGIEGTVVDVRIFSRKGQEKDERAKQIEAEYVSKLEKNLGDEIRILTDERLKRLEGILGGKTVLADLHDERTNKRLLTKDAILDRETIERISTKNLKRIRYADKDPRVNEQIDEIEEMTSRQIEVLRKITNEKIAKLAKGDELPPGVIKLVKVYVAMKRKLSVGDKMAGRHGNKGVIARILPEEDMPYLPDGTPVEIVLNPLGVPSRMNVGQILETHLGWAAAGLGKKIAALLKQNSDANFVREECRKEFAGTAALRQLEDLDDETLLRVAAGMERGIWFGTNVFDGAQESEIKSLLTAAGLPTSGKTALFDGMTGEQFEQPVTVGYIYMLKLSHLVDDKIHARSIGPYSLITQQPLGGKAQFGGQRFGEMEVWALEAYGAAYILQELLTAKSDDVYGRTKIYEAIVKGEAAIEPGVPESFNVLIRELQSLCLDVELIKRADLIKKAPAPETMAAVADD from the coding sequence ATGCCCAACGAGAAGCGCGCGATTCGCAGCCGGCTCGATTTTTCCAAGATTCCAACAGCAACGCAGATTCCCAACCTGATCGAAGTGCAGCGCCGTTCTTACGAGCGGTTTCTGCAGATGGACAAGCTGCCCAACGAGCGTGACGACTCCGGCCTCCAGTCGGTGTTTGTCTCCGTGTTCCCGATTACCGACTTCCGGGGCATCTCGCAGTTGGATTTTGTGGACTTCTCGATCGGCAACTGGGAGTGCAAGTGCGGCCACCTCAAGGGGCTCCATCACCTGCGTACGGCTTGTACGAACTGCGGATCGATGGTCATCACTGACCCGTTCCTTCCGGGCGACGTGCTCTGCTCCAAATGCGGACACTACAACAAAAACACCCCCGACTTCTGCAACAAGTGCGGCGACCCTGTCAGCCTGCAGCTGAAGTATGACCAGCAGGAGTGCGAAGAGCGCGGTATGACGTTCTCCGCGCCTTTGAAGGTCACGGTGCGCCTCACTATCTACGACAAGGACGCGGAGACAGGCAACAAGACCATCCGCGACATCAAGGAGCAGGAAGTCTTCTTCGGCGACATTCCGCTCATGACGCCCAACGGCACGTTCATCGTGAACGGCACCGAGCGCGTCATCGTGTCGCAGCTGCATCGTTCGCCCGGCGTCTTCTTCGAGACGGCGAACAACCGTACCTACTTCCTTGGCAAGATCATCCCCTACCGCGGCTCGTGGGTTGAGTTCGAGTACGACCAGAAGAACACCCTCTATGTCCGCATCGATCGCAAGCGCAAGTTCCTCGGCACCATCTTCCTGCGCGCACTCGGCCTGCGTTCGGACGAAGAGATTTTGAAGACCTTCTACACGGTCGACAAGATCCAGATCGCCGACGGAAAGCTGTTCTGGACGATCCCGCAGGATCCCAAGCAGCACACGCACCTGATCGGTTCGAAGCCGGCACATGCCGTGCTGCACGGTGGCGAAGAGATTGCGCACTCCGGCCGCAAGGTCACGCCGCACACCATGAAGGCGTTGCGCAACGCCGCCGTCGAGAAGGTCGAAGTTGAATCGGCCGAGTTGGACGGCGCGCTGACCGCTGCCGATGTGGTCGATATGGCCACCGGTGAAGTCATCGTCGAAGCCAACGTCGAGCTCACTGCCGACCGCCTGCACAAGGTGCTGGCGTCGGGTGCGACCACCTTCGAGGTGTTCTTCCCCGAGCGCGACGACGTGGGCAACATCATCACCAACACGCTGCGCCGCGACTCGATCCGCAAGCCGGAAGAGGCGCTGATCGAGATCTACCGCAAGCTGCGCCCGGGCGATCCGCCGACGCTCGACACCGCAACTGCCCTCTTCGAAGGCATGTTCTTCGATCCGCGCAAGTACGACTTCTCGCGCGTAGGCCGTTTGAAGTTCAACATCAAGCTGTATGAGAACCAGGACGCCACGCCGCTCGATCACCGCACGCTGACGCCCGAGGACTTCTACTCGACCATTCGCTACCTGTTGAAGCTGCGCAAGAACATCGGCATCGTGGATGACATCGACCACCTCGGCAACCGCCGCGTGCGCGCCGTGGGCGAGCTGATGGAAAACCAGTTCCGTATCGGATTGGTCCGTATGGAGCGCGCCATCAAGGAAAAGATGAGCGTCTATCAGGAGCTCTCGACGGCCATGCCGCACGACCTGATCAACGCCAAACCCGTGATGGCGGCCATCCGCGAGTTCTTCGGTTCGTCGCAGCTCTCGCAGTTCATGGACCAGACCAACCCGCTCTCGGAGATTACGCACAAGCGCCGTCTCTCCGCACTTGGACCGGGCGGTCTATCGCGTGAACGCGCGGGCTTCGAAGTCCGCGACGTGCACCCCACGCACTACGGCCGTATCTGCCCGATCGAGACGCCGGAAGGTCCGAACATCGGTCTGATCAGCTCGCTGTCGTGCTTCGCGCGCATCAACGAGTACGGCTTCATCGAGTCGCCCTACCGCAAGGTGAAGGACGCCAAGATTCTCGATTACGTGGAGATCTCAAACGCAGGTGATAGCGGCATGCGCGTGGGCGACCACATCGAGAAGGACGAGGCTGCGCGCCTGAACCAGCAGCTCAAGAAGGCCGGCAAGCGTACCATCGATTCCATTCCGTACAGCTTCTACCTGTCGGCCTGGGAAGAGGACAAGCACACCATCGCGCAGGCCAACATCGAGTTCAACGACGAAGGCCAGATCACTGAAGACCTGGTGAATGCACGCCGCCAGGGCAACTTCGTGCTGGTTAACCGTGCTGAAGTCGACTACATCGACGTGTCGCCGAAGCAGCTTGTGTCTGTCGCCGCTTCGCTTGTGCCCTTCCTTGAGCACGACGACGCGAACCGCGCGCTGATGGGCGCGAACATGCAGCGTCAGTCGGTGCCGCTGCTCGTGGCTGAGGCTCCGCTCGTCGGAACCGGCATGGAAGGCGTCACGGCCCGCGACTCGGGCGCCGTGGTGCTGGCCAAGCGTAACGGCATCGTGGACTCGGTCGACTCCGAGCGCATCATCGTGCGCGTCGAAGGCGAGCATCATCCCACGCAGTTGTCGCGCGAAGTTGGTTCGGACATTTACACGCTCATCAAGTTCAAGCGCTCCAACCAGAACACCTGCATCAACCAGAAGCCGGTTGTGCGGGAAGGCGAGCGCGTCATCAAGGGCCAGGTCATCGCTGACGGTCCTTGCACCGAGCAGGGCGAGTTGGCTCTGGGACGCAACGTCCTCGTGGCCTTCATGCCGTGGCGCGGTTACAACTTCGAAGACGCCATCCTTATCAGCGAAAAGCTGGTGAAGGAGGACTACTACACCTCGGTGCACATCGAGGAGTTCGAAATCGAAGCCCGCGACACCAAGCTGGGTCCCGAGGAAATCACGCGCGATATCCCCAACGTCAGCGAGCATGCGCTGCGCGACCTGGACGAGAGCGGCGTAATCCGTATCGGCGCCCAGATCAAGCACGGCGACATCCTCGTCGGCAAGGTCACTCCCAAGGGCGAGACGCAGCTCACTCCGGAAGAGAAGCTGCTCCGCGCCATCTTCGGCGAAAAGGCAGGCGATGTTCGCGACGCTTCGCTCACCTGCCCCCCGGGCATTGAAGGCACGGTTGTTGACGTGCGCATTTTCAGCCGCAAGGGACAGGAGAAGGACGAGCGCGCCAAGCAGATCGAAGCGGAGTATGTTTCCAAGCTCGAGAAGAACCTCGGCGATGAAATCCGCATTCTGACCGATGAGCGTTTGAAGCGTCTCGAAGGCATCCTGGGCGGCAAGACCGTCCTGGCTGACCTGCACGACGAGCGCACCAACAAGCGCCTGCTGACTAAGGACGCGATTCTCGATCGCGAAACGATCGAGCGTATCTCCACCAAGAACCTCAAGCGTATCCGCTACGCTGACAAGGATCCCCGCGTCAACGAGCAGATCGATGAGATCGAGGAAATGACTTCGCGCCAGATCGAAGTGTTGCGCAAGATCACCAACGAGAAGATCGCCAAGCTCGCGAAGGGGGACGAACTTCCTCCGGGCGTGATTAAGCTGGTCAAGGTTTACGTCGCCATGAAGCGCAAGCTCTCGGTGGGTGACAAGATGGCCGGCCGTCACGGCAACAAGGGTGTGATCGCGCGCATATTGCCCGAAGAGGATATGCCGTATCTCCCCGATGGCACTCCGGTCGAAATCGTTCTGAACCCGCTCGGCGTTCCGTCTCGTATGAACGTCGGTCAGATTCTGGAGACGCACCTCGGCTGGGCTGCTGCCGGACTTGGCAAGAAGATCGCCGCGCTGCTCAAGCAGAACAGCGATGCAAACTTCGTTCGGGAGGAATGCCGCAAGGAGTTCGCTGGAACAGCAGCTCTGCGTCAGCTTGAAGATCTCGACGACGAGACGCTGCTCCGGGTCGCCGCCGGTATGGAACGCGGCATCTGGTTCGGCACCAACGTTTTCGATGGCGCGCAGGAAAGCGAGATCAAGTCGCTCCTGACGGCCGCCGGCCTGCCCACTTCGGGCAAGACGGCGCTGTTCGACGGTATGACGGGCGAGCAGTTCGAGCAGCCAGTAACGGTGGGCTACATCTACATGCTCAAGCTGTCGCACCTAGTCGACGACAAGATCCACGCTCGCTCCATCGGACCGTACTCGCTGATCACCCAGCAGCCGCTGGGCGGCAAGGCGCAGTTTGGCGGACAGCGCTTCGGCGAAATGGAAGTGTGGGCGTTGGAAGCTTACGGCGCTGCGTACATTCTGCAGGAGCTGCTCACCGCGAAATCCGATGACGTTTACGGTCGTACGAAGATCTACGAGGCCATCGTCAAGGGAGAAGCGGCGATCGAGCCTGGTGTGCCGGAGTCGTTCAACGTGCTGATTCGCGAACTGCAGTCGCTGTGCCTCGACGTGGAACTCATCAAGCGCGCCGATCTGATTAAGAAAGCGCCCGCGCCTGAAACTATGGCCGCGGTCGCTGACGATTAG